ATGACGCGACGAAATCTCGTCACGATTTATCGCCACACCATCGGACGAAAACTCAAGCAATTCACTTTTGACAAATTTCTTCGCCCAAATCGTATCCGCAACCGCACGATAAACTTTAAGTGAGTCATCCTGAGCAAAAACAACAGAAAGAATCGCTAACAGAACGAACGACTTCATTTTCTTACCTCCTCCTGTTTGGTCTTTTCGGACAATTGAAATATCGGTGGGGAATAGGGTCTTGTCAAGTGAAAAAACAATATGTAGTGGTTAAATAATTATAAAAACACAATATATTGTGTTACTAATTTCGCGAGCCTCTCAATTCATCAATAATCTCTTTGGCACATTTCAAAATATCCTCTTTTTTAGCAAGGTGCTCCTTGCGCACAGATGAGATGTATTCAGATATAATATCCAATGTTCCCATTGCCTTTCTCGGTGCTTTACTTAGAGATTTCTCCGCAGTTAAACCAGAATACTTTGTGTTCACGCTTACCTTACATTCCAAAGCTCCTCTTTTAAGCACTGTGCGCTTTATAAATGGAATATCTGGCTTCGGGTCGGAGGCAGCCCTCGTTATCGCTATCCTTACGATAGCGTCCTTAAGTCTCATTTGTCCAAGCCTCTCCAAAATGTATTCGGTCGGGTTGGCAGTATCAGCAATATTTACACTTACGGTGATAAAACTTGGCGATTCGAGCTCGACGAAATTCCATCTTGCACGCCAAAAAGAATTCTCTTCGGTCAACCTAACGAACACAAAACCTTTTGTTTCATTGGCTTCGCTGAAACTAACCCTGCTAAGGCTTCCAGCATAAACAGTCGGCGGGTTGGATATGAGCTTCTGATGCCTGTGGAGATGTCCCAAGGCGATGTAGGAAAAAGGCGTGTCTCGAAATACATCGGGAAAAGCGTGAGGCTCGTCAGGAAGAAGGTTAAGGTCGCTGCCTGAAAGTCTGGCACCCAGAACAAAAATGTGCGCCATAAGTATTGAAGGATGTTTCGGCTCAACCGACGAGCAAGCTTCCTCAAGTAAGGAAGAAAAATCACTCTTGATAATAGCGCTATAGGGAATCGCAGCAATGTCAAGGGGCAAACCTTTTACCTCAAGCGAAAAAATGCCAAACTTATCCGCAACAATTATTCCCGGAACACCGAGCGTGTCGTATATTTTAACCGGATGGTCACCCCAGCCAGGTATTTCGTGATTACCGATCAAATAGACGACCTTAGCTCCGCTGTCTACCAACGATTTCAATACGCCCGCAAGCGCATTCTGAATGGTAGGTGATGGATTGCCGCGGTTAAGAATGTCCCCGCTTAAAAGCACGACATCGACCTCATTTTTGCGGACAAAGTCAACGAGCGATTCGGCTGCTTTCAATACGAAAAGGGTTCTTACAGGTAC
This window of the bacterium genome carries:
- a CDS encoding exonuclease SbcCD subunit D, which encodes MSTREIKIVHSSDWHLGFYPGARDKSGVPVRTLFVLKAAESLVDFVRKNEVDVVLLSGDILNRGNPSPTIQNALAGVLKSLVDSGAKVVYLIGNHEIPGWGDHPVKIYDTLGVPGIIVADKFGIFSLEVKGLPLDIAAIPYSAIIKSDFSSLLEEACSSVEPKHPSILMAHIFVLGARLSGSDLNLLPDEPHAFPDVFRDTPFSYIALGHLHRHQKLISNPPTVYAGSLSRVSFSEANETKGFVFVRLTEENSFWRARWNFVELESPSFITVSVNIADTANPTEYILERLGQMRLKDAIVRIAITRAASDPKPDIPFIKRTVLKRGALECKVSVNTKYSGLTAEKSLSKAPRKAMGTLDIISEYISSVRKEHLAKKEDILKCAKEIIDELRGSRN